One genomic segment of Gemmatimonadaceae bacterium includes these proteins:
- a CDS encoding protein kinase, translated as MIRSSGYRVTNSLRPSLAGGAPRRYAGVAVAVPSPPSRVPAPLETVLQEALGSQYRLERELEAGGMSRLFLATDLRLRREVVVKVLPPDLVSDASAARFKREIELTVRLQHPHILPILTSGEFEDGLFYITPYIQGESLRARIEREGKLPLDDILRILKDVSGALAFAHQRGIVHRDIKPGNILLSDGQAILADFGIARAVSTTATPLTESGVAPGTPAYMAPELPTDERADVFALAVVAHEMLTGHPSPRAETVRGFLASRGTVKRDSRRLLRSLALLVLKSTSRSIAERPLNAREFLELLNRGPGPHRRVIIVTGLIAAGVVILSWMNTRSVGEQLSDSKLFVWSSASGGPKTAGALRSILLGFGEWRGVSIVNDSGVETVSNLAQASKSARALGAANVVEVEATQDRDSVSVRVRLYDSQSQALIRQSHVTYSANAIAISRKTASRGLINAILRVDGVQPWKDPSDSAPAYLEAWRRYDLGRQALQQWHLSAAEAFFRSAIQIDPNLARAHAWLAQTLAIDLPGANRSELEVEARRAVELGARLEAGDSLRAIAASLLSTRQHPKACAVYQELVRKDSADVWAWLGAGDCQARDSTVVESRLTATGWAFRGSFEEAARKYRIALRWPPPQGESEFRGWLLGRLSSVLFGATNRVRLGFAVARDTQFFGAFPYLDHDTVAFAPHSTRDFPTRRGDPSQRLVQAAIQRNRSILREAAADWARRFPTIAAAYDSLAIWTELSGGVADLGGRRVSTLELVRKARSLATDSTEQLRLAIAEVRDLFKEQRFAEARAEADSVLRRGGESRSRDVAGVIGLVTLVGRVQDAERLWPFARFDHGVRLADGRRWDPPAAILEAEAPFVVRAAFGLGPDSVRLLARRLSDLIDTYAPDSSDAAQVRAAIVARGLVTFRPDLLLEPGLGVNAPDEIVRAAADLAGGDGIGAKERLVRLQGIDKGRAPGNGVRNAFPAALIWLALGDTAQAVRELDDLLRTVRALDPAFLGDVTDVALMVRSMALRAILAARAGDSVTARLYARAVHDLWLSSAPELKDLQQEMQRIVRER; from the coding sequence ATGATACGCTCAAGCGGATACCGCGTGACGAACTCTTTGCGGCCGAGCCTTGCCGGTGGGGCGCCGCGACGGTATGCTGGTGTCGCCGTCGCGGTCCCCTCCCCACCGTCCCGCGTGCCCGCGCCACTCGAGACCGTCCTTCAAGAGGCTCTCGGTTCGCAATACCGCTTGGAGCGTGAGCTCGAGGCGGGGGGAATGAGCCGTCTCTTCCTCGCGACGGATCTCCGCCTCAGGCGCGAGGTCGTCGTCAAGGTGCTGCCGCCGGATTTGGTGTCCGACGCGAGCGCTGCACGGTTCAAGCGCGAGATCGAACTGACGGTTCGTCTTCAGCATCCTCATATTCTGCCGATTCTCACGAGCGGCGAGTTCGAGGATGGGCTGTTCTACATCACGCCGTACATCCAGGGGGAGAGCCTTCGCGCGCGGATCGAGAGAGAGGGGAAGCTGCCGCTCGATGACATTCTGAGAATTCTCAAGGATGTGAGCGGCGCGCTCGCGTTCGCGCATCAGCGAGGGATCGTTCACCGGGATATCAAGCCGGGGAACATTCTGCTATCGGACGGGCAGGCGATTCTGGCCGATTTTGGGATTGCGCGTGCGGTGTCAACGACGGCGACGCCGTTGACGGAGAGCGGAGTAGCGCCGGGGACGCCCGCATATATGGCACCGGAACTGCCGACGGATGAACGGGCAGATGTTTTCGCCCTCGCAGTCGTCGCTCATGAAATGCTTACCGGCCACCCGTCGCCGCGTGCGGAAACGGTTAGAGGGTTCCTTGCGAGTCGCGGCACGGTGAAGCGGGACTCGCGCCGGCTGCTTCGTTCGCTGGCTCTGCTCGTCCTAAAATCGACGTCGCGGTCGATCGCAGAGCGTCCATTAAATGCACGCGAGTTCTTGGAATTGCTGAACAGGGGTCCGGGCCCGCACCGTCGCGTGATCATCGTGACGGGCCTGATCGCGGCAGGTGTGGTCATCCTGTCGTGGATGAACACGCGCAGCGTTGGCGAGCAATTGAGTGATTCCAAGCTCTTCGTATGGTCTTCGGCAAGCGGAGGCCCGAAAACGGCCGGGGCGTTACGCTCTATCTTGCTGGGTTTCGGCGAATGGCGCGGCGTCTCGATCGTGAACGATTCAGGCGTTGAAACGGTGTCCAATCTTGCTCAAGCGAGCAAGTCAGCACGGGCCCTGGGGGCCGCGAACGTCGTCGAAGTGGAGGCAACACAGGATCGTGATAGCGTGTCTGTGCGCGTCAGACTGTACGACTCTCAGAGTCAAGCCCTAATTCGCCAAAGCCACGTCACCTATTCAGCAAATGCAATCGCAATTAGTCGTAAGACCGCATCTCGAGGGTTGATCAACGCCATACTTCGAGTTGATGGCGTTCAGCCATGGAAGGACCCCAGCGATTCGGCGCCGGCGTACCTCGAGGCTTGGCGTCGCTATGATCTTGGTCGCCAGGCGCTTCAGCAGTGGCACTTGTCCGCGGCCGAAGCGTTTTTTCGGTCCGCGATCCAAATCGATCCCAATCTTGCCAGAGCGCACGCATGGCTTGCGCAGACTCTGGCAATCGATCTACCCGGCGCGAATAGATCAGAGCTCGAGGTCGAGGCTAGGCGAGCAGTTGAACTGGGGGCACGTTTGGAGGCTGGCGACTCGTTGCGCGCGATCGCCGCATCCCTGTTGTCGACGAGACAGCATCCAAAGGCGTGTGCCGTCTATCAAGAGCTCGTGCGCAAGGACTCCGCCGACGTTTGGGCTTGGCTCGGGGCCGGCGACTGCCAAGCTCGCGATTCGACCGTCGTCGAGTCCCGTTTAACCGCGACCGGTTGGGCATTCCGCGGCAGTTTTGAGGAAGCCGCTCGTAAGTATCGCATTGCCCTGCGATGGCCTCCGCCCCAAGGCGAATCTGAGTTTCGTGGTTGGCTACTGGGCCGGCTATCCTCGGTGCTCTTCGGCGCGACCAATAGAGTCCGTCTCGGGTTTGCCGTGGCGCGGGACACACAATTCTTTGGTGCGTTTCCCTATCTCGATCACGATACGGTTGCCTTCGCGCCCCATTCGACTCGGGACTTCCCGACGCGGCGGGGCGATCCGTCGCAGCGGCTCGTTCAGGCGGCGATTCAACGCAACAGATCGATCCTTCGAGAGGCCGCTGCAGACTGGGCTCGTCGATTTCCGACCATCGCCGCCGCATATGACTCCTTGGCGATCTGGACGGAGCTGTCCGGCGGCGTAGCGGACCTGGGCGGCCGCCGCGTCTCCACTCTCGAATTGGTGCGGAAGGCTCGGTCCTTGGCGACAGATTCCACCGAACAGCTGCGTCTTGCCATCGCCGAAGTTCGCGACCTTTTCAAAGAGCAGCGCTTTGCGGAAGCAAGAGCCGAGGCTGACTCGGTTCTGCGTCGCGGCGGCGAAAGCCGAAGTCGTGACGTGGCCGGCGTGATTGGATTGGTGACGCTCGTTGGTCGCGTCCAGGACGCCGAGCGGCTTTGGCCGTTCGCGCGTTTCGATCACGGAGTCCGTCTCGCCGACGGCCGGCGCTGGGACCCGCCGGCGGCGATCCTGGAGGCGGAAGCTCCATTTGTTGTGCGTGCTGCATTCGGGCTTGGTCCAGACAGCGTCAGATTGCTAGCCCGCCGCCTTTCCGACCTAATTGATACGTACGCTCCAGATTCAAGCGACGCCGCACAAGTCCGCGCCGCAATTGTCGCTCGGGGCCTCGTCACCTTTCGGCCGGATCTGCTTCTGGAACCGGGATTAGGTGTGAATGCGCCCGACGAGATCGTGCGGGCGGCGGCGGATCTCGCCGGCGGGGACGGCATTGGCGCGAAAGAACGCCTTGTTCGCCTTCAGGGGATAGACAAGGGACGCGCACCTGGAAACGGCGTTCGAAACGCGTTCCCCGCTGCGCTCATCTGGCTCGCGTTGGGAGACACAGCCCAAGCGGTCCGGGAACTCGACGATCTTCTGAGAACAGTTCGCGCGCTTGATCCAGCCTTTCTTGGAGATGTCACTGACGTGGCACTCATGGTTCGTTCGATGGCGCTTCGAGCGATTCTCGCCGCGCGGGCCGGAGATTCGGTTACCGCTCGCTTGTACGCCCGCGCGGTTCACGATCTGTGGCTGTCATCCGCCCCCGAGCTAAAGGATTTGCAGCAGGAAATGCAGCGGATCGTTCGAGAGCGTTGA
- a CDS encoding Ig-like domain-containing protein: protein MKRVLRAPCSAAGMLMIAFASILSTISCGDPSRSLLSPNARDFTIIDGAHAGNPHFFWLAPMVKNPTVTGTFDPGASPQIDICQWIGSACAQPTVATFTMATGPGSETIRVDAADALYIVNWHTDQFPLSLGATYRVSASILGATVGSADVQILSNGSAKNVATGDNIALVDGKTLPIKFRIEQGMVVSIAVTPNPQTVVVGKTADLIATLTDAYGNAVTGQPVSWSSDNTAIATVDSYGVVSGVGVGVATITASSNGMSGAASVAVIRPPVAAVIVAPATSSIQAGQTETLVATLKDADGNTLTGRTIAWSTSDAASATVDANGVVAGIQPNTVTITATSEGVGGTAGVTVTPAGFSVRVGSLSGGDFHTCGIASDGTGYCWGENVWGEIGNGSVGGSQPQPAAVSGGLAWSQIQAASLGTCGLTTDGTAYCWGANNVNQLGNGFSFGQEALRGTRGAVQTTRRFTQMANFNGSPCALDASGTAWCWGWNDNSRLGAGNVAPLSPIVGLGGNTWRFLAEGQNDNCGVTTAGTALCFGVIDHQIVGASPVYTQMTVGRFHVCGLDASGSAWCSGFNGEGEFGNGTTSQSNVAAAAPAASGMTFTAIASAVQSVCGLTPAGDIYCWGNNDSGQLGNGSITSSTVPVKVSGSLTFTSLARGYFHFCATATDGGVYCWGNNQFGQLGDGTTQTRTIPTRVIPPAP, encoded by the coding sequence TCGTTCGTTGCTCTCTCCGAACGCGCGCGACTTTACCATCATCGACGGCGCGCACGCCGGCAATCCGCACTTCTTCTGGCTCGCTCCAATGGTCAAGAACCCGACCGTCACGGGTACCTTCGATCCTGGCGCGTCGCCACAAATCGACATCTGCCAGTGGATTGGCTCGGCCTGCGCGCAGCCGACCGTGGCGACGTTCACGATGGCGACGGGCCCGGGCTCCGAAACGATTCGGGTCGACGCTGCCGACGCGCTCTACATCGTGAACTGGCACACGGATCAATTCCCGCTCTCTCTCGGCGCCACGTATCGCGTCTCGGCATCGATCCTCGGTGCCACGGTCGGGTCAGCGGACGTTCAGATCCTTTCGAACGGTTCGGCGAAGAACGTGGCGACGGGCGACAACATCGCTCTCGTCGACGGGAAGACGCTGCCGATCAAGTTCCGCATCGAGCAAGGGATGGTGGTTTCGATCGCGGTAACTCCGAATCCGCAAACCGTCGTCGTCGGCAAGACGGCCGATCTGATCGCCACGCTCACGGACGCATACGGAAACGCGGTGACGGGTCAACCGGTGAGCTGGAGCAGCGACAACACGGCGATCGCGACGGTCGACTCATACGGCGTCGTCAGCGGAGTGGGAGTGGGAGTGGCAACGATCACTGCGTCGTCCAACGGAATGTCCGGTGCTGCCTCGGTCGCCGTGATCCGCCCGCCCGTCGCTGCGGTGATAGTCGCGCCGGCGACCAGCAGCATTCAGGCAGGCCAGACCGAGACGCTCGTAGCGACCCTCAAGGATGCGGATGGGAATACTCTCACCGGTCGAACGATCGCCTGGAGCACTTCCGACGCGGCCTCAGCGACCGTCGATGCCAACGGTGTCGTCGCGGGCATTCAACCCAACACCGTGACCATCACGGCGACCTCGGAAGGCGTGGGCGGCACCGCCGGCGTCACTGTGACACCCGCTGGATTCTCCGTGCGCGTCGGCTCTCTCTCCGGCGGCGACTTCCATACATGCGGAATCGCCAGCGATGGAACCGGGTACTGCTGGGGCGAAAACGTGTGGGGTGAAATCGGAAACGGTTCTGTCGGCGGTTCGCAGCCTCAACCAGCCGCCGTGTCAGGCGGATTGGCGTGGTCACAGATTCAGGCCGCCTCACTCGGTACCTGCGGACTCACGACCGACGGCACCGCGTATTGCTGGGGCGCCAACAACGTCAATCAGCTTGGCAACGGCTTCAGTTTTGGCCAGGAAGCACTTCGCGGAACGCGCGGCGCTGTGCAGACGACGCGGCGTTTCACGCAAATGGCGAACTTCAATGGCTCCCCCTGCGCCCTCGACGCGAGCGGGACGGCGTGGTGCTGGGGGTGGAACGACAACAGTCGGCTCGGCGCGGGCAATGTTGCGCCGCTGTCGCCGATCGTCGGCCTGGGTGGCAACACGTGGCGTTTCCTCGCGGAGGGGCAGAACGACAACTGCGGGGTCACGACCGCCGGCACGGCTCTCTGCTTCGGCGTCATCGATCATCAGATCGTCGGTGCGAGTCCGGTCTACACGCAAATGACCGTCGGTCGCTTCCACGTCTGCGGTCTCGATGCGAGCGGGTCAGCCTGGTGCTCCGGCTTCAACGGCGAGGGGGAATTCGGCAACGGGACCACGTCGCAATCCAACGTGGCGGCCGCGGCGCCCGCCGCCTCCGGAATGACCTTCACGGCGATCGCGTCGGCGGTGCAAAGCGTGTGCGGCCTAACGCCGGCGGGCGACATCTACTGCTGGGGCAACAACGACAGCGGTCAGCTCGGGAACGGCTCGATCACGTCGAGCACGGTCCCCGTCAAGGTCTCCGGGTCGCTGACGTTCACGTCGCTCGCCCGCGGCTACTTCCACTTCTGCGCGACGGCGACGGACGGCGGCGTGTACTGCTGGGGCAACAACCAGTTCGGGCAACTGGGCGATGGAACGACCCAGACGCGGACGATCCCGACGCGGGTCATTCCGCCCGCGCCGTAG